A region of the Peredibacter starrii genome:
GATCTAAAAGTCTGGTTACCACCTATCGGTTCAACGACGGTTTATATCTTCGGTAATCCGGAAGATCTATCAAATCCAAATATCGAACTTTCTTGTCGTGTTCACGATGAGTGTAATGGTTCAGACGTATTTGGTTCTGATATTTGTACATGCAGACCTTACCTCATGTACGGAATTGAACACGCGGCCGAGACTGCCCAGAAAGGTGGAGTAGGTATCATCGCTTACTACCGTAAAGAGGGTCGTGCTCTCGGGGAAGTAACAAAGTTCCTCGTGTACAACGCTCGTAAACGTCAAGAAGGCGGAGATTCAGCAGCAACATACTTTAAGCGTACTGAATGTGTGGCCGGTGTTGAAGATGCTCGCTTCCAGGAATTCATGCCGGACGTGTTGCATCTTTTCGGGATCACAAAAATTCATAATCTTCACTCGATGTCGAACATGAAATACAACGCCATTGTTGGTTCGGGTATCGAAGTGGTGAATCGTATTTCAATTCCAGCGGAACTTATTCCGGCGGATGCGAACGTCGAAATGGAAGCAAAGAAGGCCGCTGGTTACTTCACGGAAGGTGAAGTGAAAAAAGGCGAAGACCTACAGAAAGTTAAGGGGAGAGAGATTACGTGAGCGATTTAGATTATATCCTGTCACCAGTTTGTGTTCGTGACGGGGCCAAAAAGATTTTTGACGAGACATTAAAAGGGAACACTCATTTTCATTATCATGAAGAGAAGATGGGACCGACAGTTGATTTCGTGATGCAAACCATCCGCGAGAACTATCCGGATATGAACATTCCGTTTCACTCTCGTTGGGGACACTTTCGTCCGGGGAACGTTGATCGTTCACTTTGGTTGAAGGCGAAAATTAAAGACCTTGATCCGATGGAGCAGGCGAGAATTAAATGGGACCTTGTGATCCCATCTGTTCTTCTTGATGCTGGTGCTGGTCCAGCGTGGAAGTATCATGAGAAAGAAACCTCTCGTGATTATGCTCGTTCAGAGGGCCTGGGAGTTGCGAGTTATCACTTATTTATGTCGGGAGCTTTTTCTTCAGATGGAAAATCTCTTCGTTCAGATGCGACTGGACTTTCAAAAGTAACTCCGAAACTGATTGAAGAGTATTTCCAAGTGACACCGAACAATCCACTTGTGGGTGTTGAAGGCAGAACGAACTTACTTAAAAATCTTGGACGCGCACTTGAGAACAAAGCTCTCTTTAAAGATGGTCGTCCAGGAAATCTCATTGATTATCTTGTGGCAAAACATGGTAAAACGATTCCGGCCTTAGCACTTCTTCGTGGTGTGCTGGATGGCCTGGGTCCAATCTGGCCTGGTCGTGAGACGCTTAATGGTGTGAACCTTGGCGATGCTTGGAAACACACTAAGTATGGTTTGGTGGCCTTCCACAAACTTTCTCAATGGATGACTTACTCACTGGTTGAACCACTTCTTGAGGCCGGCATTACTGTAACTGGCATTGAAGGTCTAACAGGTCTTCCAGAGTACAGAAACGGTGGTCTTCTTCTTGATACCGGAGTTCTCACTTTCAAAAATACCAAAGACGGTGAAGCAACTTGGGGACCTGAGAGTGATCTCATTATCGAGTGGCGAGCGCTGACTGTGTTCTTACTGGATAAAATCGGCGCGGAAGTTCAGAACCGCCTTGGTAAAACTCCACAAGACTTTCCACTGGCGAAAGTTCTTGAAGGAGGCACTTGGTGGGCCGGAAGAAAAATCGCCGCTCAAAACCGCGCAGGCGGTACACCTCCACTTAATATTAAATCTGATGGAACTGTATTCTAGGGGATAAATATGCATAAGAATCTCATTGAATTGAATCATCCGCTACTCTTGCACAAACTTGGCTACCTACGTGACAAAACCACGTACTCTAATGAATTCAGAAATCTTGTGACTGAAGTGTCTAAGCTTCTCGCTTATGAGGCCATGAGAGATTGGAAAGATATGGATGCGGTTCGTGTGGAAACTCCGATTGCTCCAACAAAAGTTGATCGCATTATCAATCCTCCGGTTGCCGTGGCGATTCTTCGTGCTGGTAATGGGATGCTGGATGGGGTGCTTTCGATGATTCCTATCGCTTCGGCCGGCTTCATCGGGATCTACCGTGATAAGTTCATCCAGAATACTGTAGAGTACTACTTTAAACTCCCAGCAGATGTGAAGGGTCGAGAAATTCTATTGTGTGACCCTCTAATTGCCACTGCGGACACCATGATTGCGGCCATCGATCGTCTAAAAAGTTATCACGTTGGGCCCATTAAAGTGCTCTCAATTTTGACATCTGAGCATGCTCTAAAAAGACTTGAGCATTTTCATCCGGATGTTAAAGTCTTCGCCCTAAATGTCGAGAAGGAAATGACTGAAAATGGATATCTCGTACCAGGATTAGGAGACGCGGGTGACCGACTCTACCAAACAAAGTAAAACATTTATTCTAGGTGTTGCCGGCGGCTCAGGCTCCGGCAAAACCTATTTCGCCAAAGCTCTACACCGTGCTTTGGGTGAACAGGCGACGATTGTTTACCAGGACAATTTCTACATCGATCAATCTCATCGCTTTGATCACGATGGAGGATCGGTAAACTTCGATCATCCGGAGAGTCTGGACTTAAAGCTTCTGGCCCAATGTTTGGGCGAACTTAAAACCGGATCTGTTACCAATATTCCCATCTATGATTTCGTTACTCACTCCCGTAAACAAGAACAATTAAAAGTCGGACCTGCAAAGATCGTGATTGTAGATGGTATTCTTATTTTCCATCCTGAGTATTTGCGTGCGCAATTCGATGAAATGATCTTCTTTGATACGCCGGAGTCTCTTCGCTATGCCAGACGCCTGGAAAGAGACGTAAAGGAGCGTGGACGCACTCCTGAGGGTGTACAGGCCCAGTTCTTAAAACAAGTAAAGCCCATGCATGACGAGTTCGTAGAGCCATCTAAGCACCATGCTCATTCCATCGTGAAAGATCTGGATGATTACTACGAGTACTTCGATTCTTATAAAGCAAAGCTTTTAAAAATTATTGGATAACCCTTATAATCTTCGTAGGAGATTCCTATGAAGATTATAATTCCTCTTGTTCTCATTTCCTTTTCCTCATTCGCTGCCACGCTCGAACCCGTAAATATTGATTACGATTACCAGAATGCTCCTGAATATCAGGCAATCATGACTAAGCTCAAAGAGTTTGGTGACTTCTCTAAGAAAGAAGAAACAGCACCTGCGCCCATCAAAACCATGTCTAAGGGAGAGCAGGCGGTTGAAGAAGCGAAGGCCCGTAACCGCGCCATCATTGCGGCCCAGACCAAAGCTGAGAAGGAAGCCGTTGATAAGAACCGTGATATGACGGAACTTCAAAAATGGAAGCTCGAAGAAAAGAAAACTCTTGAGGGTTGGAAGAAAGAGTCTCGTGATCAACTCAACGCCTGGAAGCGCGAGCAGGAAATTTTTTTGGGTCGAATTAAGGTCTATAAAGAGAACACTTTCGAACTGCCAGTAAAACAAGAAAAAATCGTAGAGAAGAAGGTGCCAGCAGAAACTCTGCCCGATGTGCACATCGTTCATTCGGCGTTTGCAGTACCGGTGCGTGATCAGTGGAATCGTCCAACTTGTTCTGCCTTCGCAGGAGTTCGAGTGCTGGAAATTCTTCTCGCTCAAAACAAAGTCACTCGCGATCTCTCAGAGCAGTATCTTTATTGGGCAAGTAAGCCCAAGTGTTACATGTCACCTTGCTCAGAAAAAGGTTCATGGATCACTCCTGCTTATAAGCATTCACAGGGACAAACAACAGTCGACATTCCTCAAGAGTCGGAGTGTGGCTATAACGGTCAGCCGGTAGAAAATAATGAGACCCAGCTTCCTCTTAAGTCCACTTGTAAGAGTGGTGTGACTAAAGTTGTGAGCTACTCGGAACTTAAGACCCTCGCAGAGACGGTTGAGAGCATTAAGAAAAATATCCCGGTGGTGATGGCGGCAAAACTCTCAGAGAACTTTTATAAGAACCAAGGTCTCGTGACTTTAAACGATGCTCATGGGGGAGTTGCGAAACTCGATGCCCATTCTATGGGACATGCTTTCGTTGGAGTAGGAGTGATCGAGCTTCCGGAAAAGCTAAAAGCAACTGAAGGCAACTATTGTATCGTTGTGGCCAATAGCTGGGGAAAAGGTTGGGGCGCCGGTGGTTACTCATGCCTCACTGAAAATTGGCTTACAAAGTTCAGACAGAAGTCTCCTTTCATTGGTGTAAATAAGGTTGCAGTGGAATAAAATATGCTTCGACTTGAATCAAAAAGACTTTATTACGAGCATCTGGAAGAAAAACATTTTGAGGTATTTTACAGTCAGGAAAGTGATCCTGAAGTGATGAAATACATTCGTAAGGCCTCACAAGATAAAGATGAGGCGAGAAAAAAGTTTAACGATTATCTGTCTTATATGAAACTTCACCCAAAACTTGGTGTTTGGGCCGTATTCGAGAAAGAGACTCAAAATCAAATTGGTCTCGGGGTCTTATTTCATATCGAGATGAAACCAGAAAGCGGGCGGTATGAAGTTGGTTATCGCTTTAATCAAACTTCATGGGGCAAAGGTTATGCTACAGAGTTAACTCATAGGTTCCTTCAGTATGGCTTCAATGAGTTGGGTCTGAAAGAAATCTGCGGAACGACAAACCCAGATAATATTGTTTCACAAAAAGTTCTCATGAAGACGGGAATGAAGGACATGGGCATCACCACTGAATTTAGAAGTGGGAGCCGCTTCTTTGTCCTTAACCGCGACGAATATCACCCCTCGGATGATTAAATGTTCTAGTTGAAGAGTGCCGCGGTCCTTTTTGTTTTCTATCTCTAGCATGATTATGGATGTGAGAGCGATCTACCTGCGGTCTTCTTGCGACAGCATAGGCCATCTGCGGTTGTTGAAAGAGTGGTGAATGTCTCACCTTGATGTTTCTGTCTGGAAGTTGGTTTACCACTGACGTAAAGCGACTCAGAATTGAGTTCGCGGCTCTTAACAAGTTTTTTAAAATTTTTAGTTTCATGGGTCCTCGACTTTTTAACTTCATGTCTTATTTTCCTCGAATAAAAACCCTATTGAGAACAGTGCAAAACTTCGACGCGAACGGTTTTCCCTGAACCATTAATTTTTCTCAGGTTAATTTATGACATTCATCATTTCTCCACATGACCAATATCAGGGGAGATATTATCCATTTCTGTCATGATATTTATAACAGGAGAGGCTTATGGAATTTGGTAAAAGAGTTGTCATCGCAGTAGACATTGCCAAGGAAGCAAGGGGCCGTTTTGATGAATTGAAAGAGATTCATTTTTCTTCCGGATCAGACGTCCATCTGGTCTATGTCTTCCAGGAAATTGGTTTTAATTTCGCCATCGATGCCTACAGTATGGCCTATCCTCTGGCCGATGATAGGTTGGCGATCGAAAAGTCTGTCAATGATGCCCTAAAGAAAATTGGCCGGGAAGTTCTTCCCAAGGACGTAAAGGTCCACACTCATTGTATTTTTAGTGAAAATCAAAAAGAAAAACTTTGTGAAGTGGTGGAAGAAATCAAGGCAGATGTGGTCATTCTCGCGGCCAGAAAACGTCATGGTATCTTTGAAAGTTCCTTCGCCCAGTACATGCTGAAACACTCTGAGCGAAATCTTCTTATTCTGAAAGATCGGCAATCAGTTTAAGCTTTTCAGTATCTTTTAAATAAAAGGTCTTATCAATTTCAGTGATAAGACCTTGTTCTTTAAAATCACTGATCACCCGAATGGCGGTTTCATTGGCGGTCCCGATCATGGATGCGATTTCTTCCCGTGATAAATGCAGACGAATACAATGGTTCTCCCCATAAAGTTTGTCCATGGTCAGAAAATACTCCGCCATCCTTTCGCGTACGTTCTTTTTGACTAAAACAGAATTTCGGTTGAGTGCCTCATCGAGTTCATGGGACAGGCGAAGAAGTGTATCAATCGCGAGTTCAGGATTTTTGATGAACAGATCCTCAATGGTTTTATGTTCCACAAAATAGCATTCAGTATCTTCCAGCGCCTTAGCACTTTCTAAATTCATCTTGCACTTGAAGAGACTTCGGTGGCCGAGGATATCGCCACCCGTGGCAAGTCTTAAGATGTGTTCCTTCCCCTCAATTCCGTTGGTAAAGATCTTCACATGACCTTGCTTTATGAGATAAATCCCGAAAGAAGATGTTCCTTCGTGATAAATCGTTTCGCCTTTTCGGTAATGATGAGACTGTTCACTGATGAGAGATTCCAGCATTCGTCACCTCGCATTCAAAGGTCTATTTTAAGACGTCTTTCTTAATATTTATTCATGCTCCGAACAATGGTTGTAAAAAGTTGAGCACTTTGGGATTATTTATTAATGAAATACTTAAAAAGCCTTTATGTTCAGGTGTTAGTTGGGATTACTCTAGGGATAACGCTTGGACTCGTTTCTCCGGATCACGCGGTGAAAATGAAAATTTTGGGTGACAGTTTCATTGCACTTCTAAAAATGCTGATTGGACCTATCATTTTCACCACCGTCGTTCTTGGGATTTCTCATTCCGGCGACATGAAGAAAGTAGGACGAGTGGGTGGAAAGGCCCTGCTTTATTTTGAGACCATTTCAAATATTGCTCTGGCGCTCGGACTTGTGGCAGTCAATGTCTTTAAACCCGGTAAAGGTTTTAATGTTGATCCTTCGACACTCGATTCGGGTCCCATTGCTGAATACGCTAAAAAGGCCGAAAGCACTTCCATGTGGGACTTTCTTTTTAGCATCATCCCGAAGACTTTCACTGACGCTTTCACAAGTTCGGGTAACGTTCTCCAAATTCTCTTCATCGCATTACTCTTTGGTTATGGTCTCACACATGTAGGAGACAAAGGTAAGGTCGTGAGAGAATTTTTTGAAGGCCTCTCGCAGATCCTGTTTAAGATTGTTCACTTTCTTATGTTGTTTGCGCCTATTGGTGCTTTCGGGGCAATGTCGTTTACGATTGGGAAGTATGGAGTTGATTCTCTGGCCCCATTGGCAAAACTCATGGGTGTGTTTTATCTCACCTGCATCGTGTTTATCCTGGTAGTCTTGGGACCAATCGCTCGATACTGTGGCTTTAGCATCTTAAAATACATCAGGTACATCCGCGAAGAACTCTTCACTGTACTTGGAACTTCATCATCAGAAAGTGTGTTGGCCCCTATGATGGAGAAGTCTGAGCGTTTAGGCTGTTCCAAGTCAGTTGTAGGATTGGTTATTCCTACTGGATATTCATTCAACTTAGATGGAACTAACATCTATCTCACTATGGCGGCCGTGTTCGTTGCTCAGGCCTTAAATATTGATCTCACTATCGGAGAACAGTTAAGTCTTCTCTTGGTGGCGACTGTGACTTCACAAGGGGCCTCAGGGGTAACTGGTGCGGGCTTTATTACGTTGGCCGCGACTCTTGCGGTTGTTCCATCTGTGCCTGTGGGGGGGCTCGCCCTGATCTTTGGGATTGATCGATTTATGTCAGAGGCACGTGCCCTTACGAATACCATCGGTAATGGAGTTGCGACGATTGTGATTTCACGTTGGGAAAAAGAGCTTGATACGGAAAAGCTTACTCATGAGTTGAACCGTTAAAATTCCTCTGGGCCTTCTCAATTTTTTCCAGATAGGCGAGAGTCTCTTCTTCTGTCATGAGTTCTTTAGAAAATACCGGGAACTGGGTCTCTAATTTTCCAAGGACCTTATTGATTCTCTCGATGGTTTCTATAGAGTTTTCCAGCGGTCTCACCAGATGAGTCTTATCCGGACATTCTCTTTTTAAGATGGCGACGGCGAGTTTTTGTGACTGAAGAGGACTGTTCGTTCGATCTCTCATACTGAGAAATATCTGGGCCAGTTTTTCATGGACCTCATAGACCGCCTTTTCTCGGGTCAGTTTCTCGATCAGTTTTTGATCACGATAGCGGAAGGTTATGAGAGCAATGGCGATTGAGACATAGATGAAGCTCACCTGGGGCTCACTGGAGAGCACCACATTGGGTGAGTGAGGAAGATCCAGGTAATACCAAATAAAAATATTCTGAGCACATACCAAAAACATGAGAAATAAATTTACCCAATAAGGGCCGGGCACTAAAAAGGCCAAAAGAAGAATTTGGATTTTGCCGGAGACCAACGGAATCCATTCTTCACCACTGGCAAGATAATCCTGTTGAAGCGTCCAGTTGAAGTATGCATAAGGGAGAAACAAAGAGAGATACGCCCAGACACACTTTCTCCTGTCCCAAAGTTCTTTTTTAAAGACCAGGGCAATGAGCATCAGTATGGCGAAAACCAGATGAATGGACCTTTCTCTGACTTGTCGTGGAAAGATCTCCATATTCTCGAAGCGCCATATGGCGATTGATTGAACTAAGATAACAACGACCGCCAGAGTTAGAACAACGTTCCGAGATGATGAGTTATAAGGTTTATTGCTTGTAATGTAATGAACCATCGGGGAAGAGTAGCAACCCGAATAAGGCGATTCAACTAAAGAGTATCTATATGCTACTTAGGATCTCTTCGATGATTTCGAGTGCTGCAGGTTTTTCCAATACGGTCACATTGGGCTCACTGAGTTTGGCCTGAAGAAGAGGATAATTACGAGCGTGACCGGTGAAGAAGACAATTTTCTTTTGATACTTTTGTGACTTGACCCAATCGTATGCATCAATACCGTTTTTAGATCCTGTGCCAAGATTAATGTCCAGGAATATTAAATCAAAATTTTCTTTGGGCAGATTAATCTGAATAAGGTCGTTATAGGAATTCACACATACGCCTCTCAGTCCAAGTTCCTCGAAAATCGAACACATCAGTACGCATAAATCTTTATCATCATCTAAAAGTAACACGCTCTTCATCGAAACCTGCTGAAAGGGAATAGCTAGACGTTAACAATTTATTTATGGATTGAGAAATTTCTTAAAACTGACCAATGATCTCACGTGCCTTCATTGCTGTGACACCAAAATAGTTGTTAAACCAGGTATTCACAAACTCTGGAGGATAGGAATCTAATCTTTGGCAACGGACGACGTGGTCACCGACTGAAGCAATGCTGCGGTCATTGGGTAATGTACAGAAAAGCTTCTGCCAAACATTATTCATATCAGAGCGAAATTTTTGGGCAGCATCCTGTGAATAACCTTGGAACTTAGCAAGCGGCGAGCTTATATCGACCTGCTGCGGGTAAAGACCAATGTCAGGAATATTGATGTCGTGAAGAAACTTCTCTTCCGTTTCTTCCTTCATATAGGTGAATGCTTCGTTGTTATTATCGAAGATAACAGAGCCCTTCATATTAAGCGAAAGGGTTTGGGTCTTTTTAGTCGCCATGTATTCATAGACCCGGGCCTCAGTACGATAACGAGTCACCGGCTCGCGGTTTTGATAATACTCAGTTCTGTACTTGGTAACCATGACACCGTTTTCAACTGCAGAATACGGGATCTGACGGCTTCTTTGCACCATCTGATAATCAGTGTAGGGAACACTCACTTTATAGTTATGTACTTGTCTAACCATGCGAGAAAGTGGATTCCAATTATACTGGCCCGAGAGTTTCAGCTTAATAGAGCGGTGAGATTCCGGGTGATACCAAGGGGATTCACGGAATGAATTATTCAGAGCGCTCTCCAGGGCCGTCACACTTGTACTGTCTAGATTCTTAATGTCAGAAGTTGCTTCAATCTTTGAAAAAAGTTTAGAGCTAATGGTTGTTTGCCCGAGTTCTCGTTCAGGTCCCCAGTATTTACAAAACTGAGTCACGAAGCTTCTGAAGAAAGGCCTGTCTTCACCGGTCTTTCTTAGTTCCCCGCATCTCTTAACGCCATTTTTGATGACCTTTGCCTGGACCTTATGCCACTCAGGCATAGACGAGAACACGTCTTGATAGTGTCTCTGATCAGCTTCCGCGGAAAGGGGGAGATTTGATTTTACTTTAGTGCTGATACGATCCTGATAATGGGGCCAGAGGGAGCGAATTTCTTTTCCTTGAAAGCTAGAGGAGTTGAAGTCTAGTCTTAGCTGGAATTTCTTCTGAAGATCAGTCAGGCTCTTAAGCTCATCAATGGCAATTTGGTATTGGTTTGCTAAGCGCTTATCTCGGATGTTTGTTAGTTTATCGTTTGATACAACTTCCAGGGAACTCTGAAGCCCATTTTTCGCTTCCTCATCACTTGGATCTCCTTTAACTGCCTCGGCCCAATAATTGATGGCCTCTTCGTGAAGCCCTTTTTCACTCAATTCGATGGCCTTCTTCTTAGCACTTGAACAGGAACAAACAAGAAGCAGTATCAAAAGGTATTTCATGAGACCTCAGGCGTTTGAAATGCAATTAGTAATGGGGCCAGGCACCGTTTTATACTGAGTCACAACAGCGCCTTCTGAGAAAAGAAGAAGAGTTCCAGGTTCATGAATACTCCAGACCTCGTTATCAGTCAGGGGATTCGTTGCGATGACCGCCACCTGATCTTTATTAGTGGTCACGGCACTGAAATCAATTTTTACGTCCTGATCTTTAAGTTGGGCCACATTAAATGGCGCTTTACGAATGATTGAAGCCAGTTTAGTCGAACAATGAGCGAGCATGAACTCACCATTAGATAATAAGAAATTGAAAACTCCAAAAGTTGCCAGCGCCAGAGTAAGTTCATGAAGTTTATTACCTAAAGCTTCCATTGAAGGGGCCTCATCCCCAAAAGTTTTTTGCAGTTCTTGCAGAATAAAGCAAAAGGCCTTCTCGCTATCGGTATTGCCCACCGGACGATAGCGTCCATCAAATGCGGGTTCGAAATTTTTCAGGTCCCCATTATGCGCAAAAGACCAATAGCGACCCCACATCTCACGCACAAAGGGATGAGTGTTTTCAAGTTTCGTGTCACCTTGAGTGGCCTTACGAATGTGGGCGATCACATTTGTGGATTTAATGGGATAGGTGCGAATGAAGTCCGCAACCGGAGAATGGGCGGAGGGTTTGGGGTCCAGAAATTGTCTGACTCCTTTACCTTCAAAGAAAGTGATTCCCCAACCATCGGTGTGATGGTCAGTGATACCTCCTCGGGCCTGAAAACCCGTGAAAGAGAAACAGATGTCCGTTGGCACGTTACAATTCATTCCTAATAATTGGCACATGAAAATATTGTAAGTGCCACCTCGGATGGATGACAATGGGCAATTGTTCCTGCGATAATTCCCAGATGGAACCAACTCGAATTGTACACTGTGATGATGCCCTTGTTTGGCTAAGACAAACTCCACCACTTGAAGGCTGCTCACTGATAGCCTCTATGCCCGATATTTCGGAGTTTCCCCAATACACCCTTCCTCAGTGGAAGGAATGGTTTCAGTCCACTGCTGAGCTTGTTATGTCGAAAACTCCCGATGATGGAGTGGCGATCTTTTTTCAGTCAGATATTAAAGTTGAAGGCACTTGGGTGGATAAGGCCTACATCGTTCAGAAAGCGGCCGAGAAAGTTGGTCTGGAACTACTCTGGCACAAGATCTTTTGTCGGGCCCCAGCGGGAATGATTACCTTTGGTCGTCCGGCCTATTCACACATGCTGTGCTTTTCAAAAAATGTCAGAGTTGATGTTTCAAAATCCACTCCCGATGTCATTCCTGATCTGGGTGAAAAGACCTGGGAAAGAGGCATGGGATTTGAGGCCTCGCTGCTGGCGAGTAAATTCATTTTAAAGCAAACCAATTCAAAAACTGTGGTTCATCCCTTCTGTGGTGAAGGAAGTATGATGGCAGTGGCGAACTTTGTTGGGCTTAATGCTGTTGGCATTGAACGCAGCCCGAAGCGCGCTGAACGGGCACGTCTTCTTCAAGTGGCACCTGACGGTAAGAGCTTTCTTCAAGAAGGATAATGTTTTCCATCTCATCGAAATGTTTCTCGATAGGGACCCAAACTTCTGAGGCCCGGATCTTTTTAAAATTTAAAGCAAAATACAATAGCGCCAAAGGAACACCCAAGGCGAATCCTAGTCCGTGTGCCAGATAACTTGTCTGAGGTTGAAAGGTCTCCGGGAAAAAGAAAATCAAAGACACTGCCACGGCGTGAACAAGTCTTGTCGTCACAGTTTGTCGTCTTTCAATCAAGACATAAAGTGTGAGCCAAAAAGAGGCCATGAAATAAACCACTCCTGATACACCAACTAAAGAAACATCAGGAGCGTAAAACCATATGGTCGCGAAATTAATTAATCCACCTGCAATAATGCTGAGAACCGGAAAGACCCAAAATCCAAAATAATTTGTTAATAGCGCCGCCAGTCCTGCAAAGAAAAAAGCGTTATGTGCCAGGTGAGTGAGGTCAGCATGGAGGAGGGCAGCTGTGAAGGCACGCCAGTATTCTCCTTGTTCGAACACCAGACGTTTTGTGGCCGAGAATTTCTGCGGATCTGCTCCGAAGAAAAGCATTAGAACGGCCAGGCTTATGGCACCGATGACAAAGCTCTTGTAGGCGGGCTTTTTTGAAAGAAAAGTTTTGGTAAGTTTATATTCCATTGGTGCCTCACTCTTAAAACATAAGATGGTGGCATATCCGTTAATGTCAAGTTTGCCTAATTTTTTAAGGAGAATTTAAAATAACTTTTGTTAGTGAAAGTCATAAGATGAGACATCGGAGAGAGTATGTTAAATGCGCAACAACATTCTTCCAATCCACAGTCTGATTACCGCAAGTTAGTTGCGAGTCTTCCAGGTATGTATATTGTCATGCTTCCAGATGCTCCCCATTTTACAATAGTCGATTGTAATAGTGATTTGTTTCGAATTACTAAAAGAAGGCCGGAAGAGGTGATTGGAAAACCTCTGTTTGAAGCTTTCCCGGACAATCCCGATCA
Encoded here:
- a CDS encoding GNAT family N-acetyltransferase is translated as MLRLESKRLYYEHLEEKHFEVFYSQESDPEVMKYIRKASQDKDEARKKFNDYLSYMKLHPKLGVWAVFEKETQNQIGLGVLFHIEMKPESGRYEVGYRFNQTSWGKGYATELTHRFLQYGFNELGLKEICGTTNPDNIVSQKVLMKTGMKDMGITTEFRSGSRFFVLNRDEYHPSDD
- a CDS encoding dicarboxylate/amino acid:cation symporter, whose product is MKYLKSLYVQVLVGITLGITLGLVSPDHAVKMKILGDSFIALLKMLIGPIIFTTVVLGISHSGDMKKVGRVGGKALLYFETISNIALALGLVAVNVFKPGKGFNVDPSTLDSGPIAEYAKKAESTSMWDFLFSIIPKTFTDAFTSSGNVLQILFIALLFGYGLTHVGDKGKVVREFFEGLSQILFKIVHFLMLFAPIGAFGAMSFTIGKYGVDSLAPLAKLMGVFYLTCIVFILVVLGPIARYCGFSILKYIRYIREELFTVLGTSSSESVLAPMMEKSERLGCSKSVVGLVIPTGYSFNLDGTNIYLTMAAVFVAQALNIDLTIGEQLSLLLVATVTSQGASGVTGAGFITLAATLAVVPSVPVGGLALIFGIDRFMSEARALTNTIGNGVATIVISRWEKELDTEKLTHELNR
- a CDS encoding response regulator, with amino-acid sequence MKSVLLLDDDKDLCVLMCSIFEELGLRGVCVNSYNDLIQINLPKENFDLIFLDINLGTGSKNGIDAYDWVKSQKYQKKIVFFTGHARNYPLLQAKLSEPNVTVLEKPAALEIIEEILSSI
- the udk gene encoding uridine kinase — translated: MTDSTKQSKTFILGVAGGSGSGKTYFAKALHRALGEQATIVYQDNFYIDQSHRFDHDGGSVNFDHPESLDLKLLAQCLGELKTGSVTNIPIYDFVTHSRKQEQLKVGPAKIVIVDGILIFHPEYLRAQFDEMIFFDTPESLRYARRLERDVKERGRTPEGVQAQFLKQVKPMHDEFVEPSKHHAHSIVKDLDDYYEYFDSYKAKLLKIIG
- a CDS encoding universal stress protein, with the protein product MEFGKRVVIAVDIAKEARGRFDELKEIHFSSGSDVHLVYVFQEIGFNFAIDAYSMAYPLADDRLAIEKSVNDALKKIGREVLPKDVKVHTHCIFSENQKEKLCEVVEEIKADVVILAARKRHGIFESSFAQYMLKHSERNLLILKDRQSV
- a CDS encoding class II glutamine amidotransferase — its product is MCQLLGMNCNVPTDICFSFTGFQARGGITDHHTDGWGITFFEGKGVRQFLDPKPSAHSPVADFIRTYPIKSTNVIAHIRKATQGDTKLENTHPFVREMWGRYWSFAHNGDLKNFEPAFDGRYRPVGNTDSEKAFCFILQELQKTFGDEAPSMEALGNKLHELTLALATFGVFNFLLSNGEFMLAHCSTKLASIIRKAPFNVAQLKDQDVKIDFSAVTTNKDQVAVIATNPLTDNEVWSIHEPGTLLLFSEGAVVTQYKTVPGPITNCISNA
- a CDS encoding Crp/Fnr family transcriptional regulator; its protein translation is MLESLISEQSHHYRKGETIYHEGTSSFGIYLIKQGHVKIFTNGIEGKEHILRLATGGDILGHRSLFKCKMNLESAKALEDTECYFVEHKTIEDLFIKNPELAIDTLLRLSHELDEALNRNSVLVKKNVRERMAEYFLTMDKLYGENHCIRLHLSREEIASMIGTANETAIRVISDFKEQGLITEIDKTFYLKDTEKLKLIADLSE
- a CDS encoding URC4/urg3 family protein; the encoded protein is MSDLDYILSPVCVRDGAKKIFDETLKGNTHFHYHEEKMGPTVDFVMQTIRENYPDMNIPFHSRWGHFRPGNVDRSLWLKAKIKDLDPMEQARIKWDLVIPSVLLDAGAGPAWKYHEKETSRDYARSEGLGVASYHLFMSGAFSSDGKSLRSDATGLSKVTPKLIEEYFQVTPNNPLVGVEGRTNLLKNLGRALENKALFKDGRPGNLIDYLVAKHGKTIPALALLRGVLDGLGPIWPGRETLNGVNLGDAWKHTKYGLVAFHKLSQWMTYSLVEPLLEAGITVTGIEGLTGLPEYRNGGLLLDTGVLTFKNTKDGEATWGPESDLIIEWRALTVFLLDKIGAEVQNRLGKTPQDFPLAKVLEGGTWWAGRKIAAQNRAGGTPPLNIKSDGTVF
- the upp gene encoding uracil phosphoribosyltransferase, coding for MHKNLIELNHPLLLHKLGYLRDKTTYSNEFRNLVTEVSKLLAYEAMRDWKDMDAVRVETPIAPTKVDRIINPPVAVAILRAGNGMLDGVLSMIPIASAGFIGIYRDKFIQNTVEYYFKLPADVKGREILLCDPLIATADTMIAAIDRLKSYHVGPIKVLSILTSEHALKRLEHFHPDVKVFALNVEKEMTENGYLVPGLGDAGDRLYQTK
- a CDS encoding C1 family peptidase; translation: MKIIIPLVLISFSSFAATLEPVNIDYDYQNAPEYQAIMTKLKEFGDFSKKEETAPAPIKTMSKGEQAVEEAKARNRAIIAAQTKAEKEAVDKNRDMTELQKWKLEEKKTLEGWKKESRDQLNAWKREQEIFLGRIKVYKENTFELPVKQEKIVEKKVPAETLPDVHIVHSAFAVPVRDQWNRPTCSAFAGVRVLEILLAQNKVTRDLSEQYLYWASKPKCYMSPCSEKGSWITPAYKHSQGQTTVDIPQESECGYNGQPVENNETQLPLKSTCKSGVTKVVSYSELKTLAETVESIKKNIPVVMAAKLSENFYKNQGLVTLNDAHGGVAKLDAHSMGHAFVGVGVIELPEKLKATEGNYCIVVANSWGKGWGAGGYSCLTENWLTKFRQKSPFIGVNKVAVE